A stretch of Acidobacteriota bacterium DNA encodes these proteins:
- the sufB gene encoding Fe-S cluster assembly protein SufB: protein MSTQEETIEQLATREYKYGFETILESDTFPPGLNEDVVRAISAKKDEPAWMLEFRLKSFRAWQKMTEPAWHNLHIEPIDYYGISYYSAPKAKPQLASLDELDPEVRRTFEKLGIPIEEQKMLANVAVDAVFDSVSVATTFRAKLGEMGVIFCSFSEAVKDHPDLVKQYLGSVVPYTDNFFATLNSAVFSDGSFVYIPKGVKCPMELSTYFRINAKNTGQFERTLIIADEGSQVSYLEGCTAPMRDEHQLHAAVVELVALDRATIKYSTIQNWYPGDKDGKGGIYNFVTKRGRAMTDSKITWTQVETGSAITWKYPSCILQGDNSVGEFYSVATTNNRQQADTGTKMIHLGKNTRSTIVSKGISAGFGQNTYRGAVKIGKNAHGARNYSQCDSLLIGDKCGAHTFPYLEIKNSTAMVEHEASTSKIGEDQIFYCRQRGIATEDAVNMIVSGFCKEVFRELPMEFAVEAQKLLSISLEGSVG from the coding sequence ATGTCCACGCAAGAAGAAACCATCGAACAACTCGCGACCCGCGAGTACAAGTACGGCTTCGAGACCATTCTCGAATCCGACACCTTCCCCCCCGGCCTCAACGAGGACGTCGTCCGCGCCATATCGGCGAAGAAGGATGAGCCGGCGTGGATGCTCGAGTTCCGCCTGAAGTCGTTCCGCGCCTGGCAGAAGATGACCGAGCCGGCGTGGCACAACCTGCACATCGAGCCGATCGACTACTACGGCATCAGCTATTACTCGGCACCCAAAGCCAAGCCGCAGTTGGCCAGCCTGGACGAACTTGATCCCGAAGTGCGCCGGACGTTCGAAAAATTGGGCATTCCGATCGAAGAGCAGAAGATGCTCGCGAACGTCGCTGTGGACGCCGTGTTCGACAGCGTCTCGGTGGCCACCACCTTCCGCGCGAAGCTTGGCGAGATGGGCGTCATCTTCTGCTCGTTCTCGGAGGCCGTGAAAGATCACCCCGACCTGGTCAAGCAGTATCTCGGTTCGGTGGTCCCCTACACCGACAACTTCTTTGCCACGCTCAACTCCGCGGTCTTCAGCGACGGGTCGTTCGTGTATATCCCCAAGGGCGTGAAGTGCCCGATGGAGCTCTCCACGTACTTCCGCATCAACGCGAAAAACACGGGACAGTTTGAACGCACCCTGATCATTGCCGACGAGGGATCCCAGGTCAGCTACCTCGAGGGCTGCACGGCGCCGATGCGCGATGAGCACCAACTGCACGCGGCCGTCGTGGAATTGGTCGCGCTCGATCGGGCGACGATCAAGTACTCCACCATCCAGAACTGGTACCCGGGCGACAAGGACGGCAAAGGCGGCATCTACAACTTCGTCACCAAGCGCGGCCGTGCGATGACCGACTCGAAGATCACCTGGACGCAGGTGGAGACGGGGTCGGCGATTACGTGGAAGTACCCGAGCTGCATCCTGCAGGGCGACAACTCGGTGGGCGAGTTCTATTCGGTGGCCACCACGAACAACCGTCAACAGGCCGATACCGGCACGAAGATGATCCATCTCGGGAAGAACACCCGCAGCACGATTGTGTCGAAGGGCATCTCGGCCGGCTTCGGCCAGAACACCTATCGCGGCGCCGTGAAGATCGGCAAGAACGCGCATGGCGCGCGTAATTACTCGCAGTGCGATTCGCTGCTCATCGGCGACAAGTGCGGGGCGCACACGTTTCCGTACCTGGAGATCAAAAACTCCACCGCGATGGTCGAACACGAAGCGTCGACGTCAAAAATCGGCGAAGACCAGATTTTTTACTGCCGCCAGCGCGGCATCGCCACTGAAGACGCCGTGAACATGATCGTCAGCGGCTTCTGCAAAGAGGTCTTCCGCGAGCTCCCGATGGAGTTCGCCGTGGAAGCCCAGAAACTTCTCTCAATCAGCCTGGAAGGAAGCGTCGGTTAA
- the sufC gene encoding Fe-S cluster assembly ATPase SufC has translation MLEISDLRVRVEDKEILKGLSLSVNPGEVHAIMGPNGSGKSTLARILCGHPGYEATGGTVAYDGKDLLDMDPEERAREGVFMAFQYPVEIPGVNNSYFLKAALNAVRKHRGLQELDAVEFLQVIREKAKLLEMDQSMLHRAVNEGFSGGEKKRNEIFQMAVLEPKLAILDETDSGLDIDALRIVANGVNALRSPERAIIVVTHYQRLLDYIVPDFVHVLSGGRIVKSGGKELALELEDKGYGWVDAVAGARA, from the coding sequence TTGCTCGAGATTTCGGATCTGCGTGTCAGGGTCGAGGACAAGGAAATCCTCAAGGGCCTGAGTTTGTCGGTCAACCCTGGCGAAGTGCACGCCATCATGGGGCCCAACGGCTCGGGCAAGAGCACGCTGGCCCGTATCCTCTGCGGCCACCCCGGCTATGAGGCCACGGGCGGCACGGTGGCCTACGACGGCAAGGACCTGCTGGACATGGACCCCGAGGAGCGCGCCCGTGAAGGCGTGTTCATGGCGTTCCAGTATCCGGTGGAAATTCCAGGCGTCAACAACTCCTACTTCCTGAAGGCCGCGCTCAATGCCGTGCGCAAGCACCGTGGACTGCAGGAACTGGACGCCGTCGAGTTCCTCCAGGTGATCCGCGAAAAGGCGAAGCTCCTCGAGATGGATCAGTCGATGCTGCACCGCGCGGTCAACGAGGGATTCTCGGGCGGTGAGAAAAAGCGCAACGAGATCTTCCAGATGGCGGTGCTCGAACCGAAGCTGGCGATTCTCGACGAGACCGATTCCGGCCTCGACATCGACGCCCTCCGCATTGTCGCCAATGGCGTCAACGCGCTGCGCAGCCCGGAGCGCGCCATCATCGTGGTCACGCACTATCAGCGCCTGCTCGACTACATCGTGCCGGATTTCGTGCACGTGCTCAGCGGCGGCCGCATCGTGAAGTCGGGCGGCAAGGAACTGGCGCTGGAGCTTGAAGACAAGGGGTACGGCTGGGTGGATGCCGTGGCCGGAGCCCGGGCGTAG